Proteins encoded together in one Hevea brasiliensis isolate MT/VB/25A 57/8 chromosome 16, ASM3005281v1, whole genome shotgun sequence window:
- the LOC131174699 gene encoding uncharacterized protein LOC131174699 produces MGAGGVAVNSDGGDPGAVGDGGLDPGLVVGAVAGGLAVGVAEEGGDDVGEGDTGVTAGEGVTAKEGGDDVGEGDTGVGAEEGVTAGEGGVAELVGGVAVVAGGIVGGDDIGP; encoded by the coding sequence ATGGGTGCAGGAGGAGTGGCAGTCAATTCTGATGGTGGTGACCCAGGTGCAGTTGGCGATGGTGGGCTTGATCCTGGACTCGTTGTCGGGGCGGTTGCTGGTGGGCTTGCTGTTGGGGTAGCTGAAGAAGGAGGGGACGATGTTGGTGAAGGTGACACTGGGGTGACAGCAGGGGAAGGTGTGACTGCTAAGGAAGGAGGGGACGATGTTGGTGAAGGTGACACTGGGGTGGGAGCAGAGGAAGGTGTGACTGCTGGGGAAGGAGGGGTTGCAGAACTTGTAGGTGGCGTTGCAGTAGTTGCGGGTGGGATTGTTGGCGGCGATGATATTGGGCCTTGA
- the LOC110634425 gene encoding acyltransferase GLAUCE yields the protein MAMPYFTNNGVPKSQIEAIQTVPPFQVTDPREFRLISVAETIGSGIFTGCLNIVLYYNKAMEKDSGWLVAGWIKESLGRALREQPMLSGRLGRGENGRGELEIVSNDSGVRLVEAKISVTLREFLDLKEKEKAEAELVFWKYIDEQNPQFSPLLFVQVTNFQCGGYSIGISCSLLLADLLIMDNFLLKWANIQKDMLSKNDEVKLPLFYLPNLKTASLAANRTFSPASIERCGQTMIFRITGENVDLKNESSKKLALLCMEEAEQKLGNKIISSEFSFLMKESPTVMQVENFKKIERVNSHLMSDQVMITSSSLKDYLEINEIAFTEGNKPAQVSYWAGAVNDGLAVAIPSSNEGVSELNFIITFPIEKGI from the exons ATGGCAATGCCTTACTTCACTAACAATGGTGTCCCTAAATCCCAAATTGAAGCCATCCAAACTGTTCCACCCTTCCAGGTGACTGACCCACGAGAGTTTCGCCTGATATCGGTGGCGGAGACTATTGGGTCAGGGATTTTCACGGGTTGCCTTAACATAGTCCTTTATTATAATAAAGCTATGGAGAAGGATTCAGGCTGGCTTGTTGCTGGATGGATTAAGGAGTCACTAGGGAGGGCTTTGAGGGAGCAGCCAATGCTCAGCGGACGTCTAGGGAGAGGTGAAAATGGTCGTGGAGAGCTTGAGATTGTGTCCAACGATAGTGGGGTTAGACTTGTGGAGGCAAAGATTAGTGTCACTTTGCGAGAGTTTCTTGAtttgaaggaaaaagaaaaggcaGAAGCTGAGCTCGTGTTTTGGAAGTATATTGATGAACAAAATCCTCAGTTCTCTCCGCTACTTTTTGTTCAG GTAACCAATTTTCAATGTGGTGGATACTCAATTGGGATCAGCTGTAGCCTTCTTCTGGCAGATCTTCTGATTATGGATAACTTCCTTCTGAAATGGGCAAATATTCAGAAAGACATGCTTTCCAAAAATGATGAAGTCAAGCTGCCCTTATTTTACCTTCCTAATCTCAAAACAGCTAGTTTAGCTGCCAATCGCACCTTTAGCCCTGCTTCAATAGAAAGGTGTGGCCAAACTATGATCTTTAGGATCACAGGGGAAAATGTGGATTTGAAGAATGAATCAAGCAAGAAACTTGCATTGCTCTGCATGGAAGAGGCAGAGCAAAAACTTggcaataaaataatttcatctgAGTTCTCTTTTCTAATGAAAGAATCTCCTACGGTTATGCAGGTagaaaatttcaagaaaattgaGCGTGTGAATTCCCATTTGATGAGTGATCAAGTGATGATAACTTCATCAAGCTTGAAGGATTATTTAGAGATTAATGAGATTGCTTTCACAGAAGGCAATAAACCTGCTCAAGTTTCATATTGGGCTGGAGCGGTTAATGATGGACTTGCAGTGGCAATTCCATCTTCTAATGAGGGTGTTTCTGAGCTCAACTTTATAATCACATTCCCCATTGAGAAGGGGATTTAA
- the LOC110634440 gene encoding monooxygenase 2 isoform X1 — protein MAVASSSLPFLNSHFSSSTLQFPPTPQFPKAQSWFLLRTRTRTTSLSITRAVKSDVSKEDIVIVGAGIAGLATAASLQRLGIRSMVLEQAESLRTGGTSLTLFKNGWRVLDVIGVGSHLRSQFLEIQGMVVKSEDGRELRSFRFKDEDESQEVRAVERRILLETLANQLPTEAVHFSSGLEKIETSENGETLLKLKDGNQLLAKIVIGCDGIRSPVAKWMGFSEPKYVGHCAFRGLGVYSNGHPFEPRVNYVYGRGLRAGYVPVSPTKVYWFICFNSPSPGPKITNPSELRKQAKELIRNWPSELLNLIDLSPDETVSKTPLVDRWLWPAISPSASTGRIVLVGDAWHPMTPNLGQGACCALEDSVVLARKLANAINSEPASIEDAFRSYGSERWPRIFPLTIRANLVGSLLQWEDPIVCSVRNNIIIPKLVRLGPIMEHTNFDCESLMKTNF, from the exons ATGGCGGTAGCCTCTTCCTCGCTTCCCTTCCTCAACTCCCATTTCTCATCATCTACTCTTCAGTTTCCTCCTACTCCACAATTCCCAAAAGCCCAATCTTGGTTTCTTCTCCGCACCAGAACCAGAACCACCTCTTTGTCAATTACTAGAGCTGTAAAATCTGATGTTAGCAAGGAGGACATCGTCATCGTGGGTGCTGGGATTGCTGGCCTTGCCACTGCAGCGTCTCTCCAGAG GCTCGGAATTCGATCAATGGTGCTGGAGCAGGCAGAATCACTTAGAACTGGTGGAACCTCACTCACCCTTTTCAAAAATGGTTGGAGGGTATTGGACGTAATCGGAGTTGGTAGTCATCTCAGGAGCCAATTTCTTGAAATTCAAGG GATGGTGGTGAAGTCGGAAGATGGAAGGGAGCTTCGCTCCTTCAGGTTTAAAGATGAAGATGAAAG CCAAGAAGTTCGTGCAGTGGAGAGGAGAATACTTCTGGAAACTCTTGCCAATCAGTTGCCAACAGAAGCAGTCCATTTCTCTTCAGGGCTGGAAAAGATTGAGACAAGTGAAAATGGAGAGACTCTTCTGAAACTGAAGGATGGAAACCAGCTACTTGCGAAG ATTGTTATTGGCTGTGATGGCATTCGATCTCCAGTTGCGAAGTGGATGGGATTCTCCGAACCTAAATATGTAGGGCATTGTGCATTCCGCGGGCTAGGAGTTTATTCCAATGGGCATCCATTCGAACCAAGAGTGAATTATGTCTATGGAAGGGGATTACGTGCTGGATATGTTCCTGTTTCTCCAACAAAAGTGTACTGGTTTATCTGCTTCAACAGCCCATCTCCAG GTCCAAAAATTACCAATCCATCTGAGTTGAGGAAGCAAGCTAAGGAACTTATCAGGAACTGGCCTTCTGAGCTGCTGAACTTAATAGATCTATCCCCAGATGAAACAGTCAGTAAAACTCCCCTCGTAGATCGTTGGCTGTGGCCAGCCATAAGCCCTTCTGCTTCAACGGGAAGGATTGTGCTGGTTGGAGATGCATGGCACCCAATGACTCCCAATCTGGGGCAAGGTGCTTGTTGTGCATTGGAGGATTCTGTAGTTCTAGCAAGAAAGCTTGCAAATGCAATCAACTCTGAACCTGCATCTATAGAAGATGCTTTCAGGTCATATGGAAGTGAACGATGGCCCCGTATCTTCCCATTAACCATACGTGCAAATCTCGTCGGATCGCTTTTGCAGTGGGAGGACCCAATTGTTTGTTCTGTTCGGAACAATATCATTATACCGAAACTAGTTAGGCTTGGACCAATTATGGAACATACAAATTTTGATTGTGAATCTCTAATGAAGACAAATTTCTGA
- the LOC110634440 gene encoding monooxygenase 2 isoform X2 yields MVVKSEDGRELRSFRFKDEDESQEVRAVERRILLETLANQLPTEAVHFSSGLEKIETSENGETLLKLKDGNQLLAKIVIGCDGIRSPVAKWMGFSEPKYVGHCAFRGLGVYSNGHPFEPRVNYVYGRGLRAGYVPVSPTKVYWFICFNSPSPGPKITNPSELRKQAKELIRNWPSELLNLIDLSPDETVSKTPLVDRWLWPAISPSASTGRIVLVGDAWHPMTPNLGQGACCALEDSVVLARKLANAINSEPASIEDAFRSYGSERWPRIFPLTIRANLVGSLLQWEDPIVCSVRNNIIIPKLVRLGPIMEHTNFDCESLMKTNF; encoded by the exons ATGGTGGTGAAGTCGGAAGATGGAAGGGAGCTTCGCTCCTTCAGGTTTAAAGATGAAGATGAAAG CCAAGAAGTTCGTGCAGTGGAGAGGAGAATACTTCTGGAAACTCTTGCCAATCAGTTGCCAACAGAAGCAGTCCATTTCTCTTCAGGGCTGGAAAAGATTGAGACAAGTGAAAATGGAGAGACTCTTCTGAAACTGAAGGATGGAAACCAGCTACTTGCGAAG ATTGTTATTGGCTGTGATGGCATTCGATCTCCAGTTGCGAAGTGGATGGGATTCTCCGAACCTAAATATGTAGGGCATTGTGCATTCCGCGGGCTAGGAGTTTATTCCAATGGGCATCCATTCGAACCAAGAGTGAATTATGTCTATGGAAGGGGATTACGTGCTGGATATGTTCCTGTTTCTCCAACAAAAGTGTACTGGTTTATCTGCTTCAACAGCCCATCTCCAG GTCCAAAAATTACCAATCCATCTGAGTTGAGGAAGCAAGCTAAGGAACTTATCAGGAACTGGCCTTCTGAGCTGCTGAACTTAATAGATCTATCCCCAGATGAAACAGTCAGTAAAACTCCCCTCGTAGATCGTTGGCTGTGGCCAGCCATAAGCCCTTCTGCTTCAACGGGAAGGATTGTGCTGGTTGGAGATGCATGGCACCCAATGACTCCCAATCTGGGGCAAGGTGCTTGTTGTGCATTGGAGGATTCTGTAGTTCTAGCAAGAAAGCTTGCAAATGCAATCAACTCTGAACCTGCATCTATAGAAGATGCTTTCAGGTCATATGGAAGTGAACGATGGCCCCGTATCTTCCCATTAACCATACGTGCAAATCTCGTCGGATCGCTTTTGCAGTGGGAGGACCCAATTGTTTGTTCTGTTCGGAACAATATCATTATACCGAAACTAGTTAGGCTTGGACCAATTATGGAACATACAAATTTTGATTGTGAATCTCTAATGAAGACAAATTTCTGA
- the LOC110634441 gene encoding uncharacterized protein LOC110634441: MQRSSSSSWVPDESFKDTNTKYTDKDQQQLPTYDPLSHVAKKERSRLRSAENAIHLIPLVLVLCAIILWIFSSPESRV, translated from the exons ATGCAGAGATCATCGAGCAGTTCTTGGGTGCCTGATGAGTCCTTCAAGGACACCAACACAAAGTACACAGACAAAGACCAGCAACAACTGCCCACTTACGATCCTCTTTCCCACGTCGCCAAGAAGGAGAGGTCTCGTCTTAGATCTGCAGAGAACGCAATCCATCTCATACCTCTTGTTCTTGTTCTCTGTGCCATCATCCTATGGATCTTCTCCAGCCCAG AGTCAAGGGTTTGA
- the LOC110634460 gene encoding GTP-binding protein YPTM2 — MNPEYDYLFKLLLIGDSGVGKSCLLLRFADDSYLESYISTIGVDFKIRTVEQDGKTIKLQIWDTAGQERFRTITSSYYRGAHGIIVVYDVTDQESFNNVKQWLSEIDRYASENVNKLLVGNKSDLTANKVVSYETAKAFADEIGIPFMETSAKNATNVEQAFMAMAAEIKNRMASQPAMNNARPPTVQIRGQPVNQKSGCCSS, encoded by the exons ATGAATCCTGAATA CGATTATTTGTTCAAGCTTTTGCTAATTGGGGATTCGGGAGTCGGCAAATCTTGTCTACTTCTGAGGTTTGCT GATGATTCATATCTGGAGAGCTACATCAGTACCATTGGAGTTGACTTT AAAATCCGCACTGTGGAGCAGGATGGGAAAACTATTAAACTCCAAATT TGGGACACAGCTGGGCAAGAACGTTTTAGGACAATTACAAGCAGCTACTATCGAGGAGCCCACGGTATTATT GTTGTTTATGATGTCACGGACCAAGAGAGCTTCAACAATGTCAAACAATGGTTGAGTGAAATTGATCGCTATGCAAGTGAAAACGTGAATAAGCTACTTGTTGGTAACAAGAGTGACCTCACAGCAAACAAAGTTGTCTCTTATGAGACTGCAAAG GCATTTGCTGATGAAATTGGCATCCCTTTCATGGAGACAAGTGCTAAAAACGCCACAAATGTTGAGCAGGCTTTCATggccatggctgctgaaatcaaGAATAG GATGGCAAGCCAACCGGCAATGAACAATGCAAGGCCTCCAACTGTGCAGATTCGAGGACAGCCTGTCAATCAGAAGTCTGGTTGCTGCTCTTCTTAA
- the LOC110634427 gene encoding pentatricopeptide repeat-containing protein At4g16835, mitochondrial, with protein sequence MGIHNFCRKRCPLCLPSFTTLPPTIRHKSLLSSSTLQNPDARPSNEFSSSSPISKTHMVSSANISHRSTFFNKSTPLHRRKCNDVILSNQMISSYIKAGDLDSALSLFDNMTVKTTVTWNSILAAFSKKRGKLNEARELFDKIPEPDTISYNTMLACYMHNSDMETARAFFDVIPNKDTASWNTMISGFAHKGQMDKARELFLIMPNKNVVTWNAMISGYIARDDLDSAVKLVEIAPVKSVVAWTAMITGYMKRGRIELAERLFQEMSTENVVTWNAMIAGYVENFRAEDGVKLFRTMMGFGIRPNPSTLSSLLLGCSELSALQLGKQVHQLVCKSPLSSDTCAGTSLVSMYCKCGDLEDALKLFLEIPRRDVVTWNAMISGYAQHGAGEKALNLFDEMKKAGIRPDWITFVAVLLACNHAGFVDLGVKYFLSMVSDYGVETKPEHYTCMVDLLGRAGKLDEAVDLIKKMPFKPHVAIFGTLLGACRIHKNIEMAEFAAKNLLDLDPTSATGYVQLANAYAAQNRWDHVARVRRSMKSSRVVKTPGYSWLEVNSVVHKFRSSDRIHPELACVHQKLNELEKKMKLAGYVPDLEYALHDVEEEQKVQLLLWHSEKLAIAYGLIKLPLRTPIRVFKNLRVCGDCHRAIKYISAIERREIIVRDNTRFHHFKDGFCSCGDYW encoded by the coding sequence ATGGGAATACACAATTTCTGCAGAAAACGATGCCCACTCTGCCTCCCTTCTTTCACAACTTTGCCTCCTACCATTCGCCACAAATCTCTTCTTTCCTCCTCCACACTCCAAAACCCAGATGCCAGACCAAGCAATGAGTTCAGTTCATCATCGCCTATAAGTAAAACCCACATGGTTTCTTCCGCTAACATATCCCACAGATCCACCTTTTTCAACAAATCTACACCACTTCATCGCCGTAAATGCAATGATGTCATTTTATCAAACCAGATGATTTCTAGTTATATCAAGGCCGGTGATTTGGATTCTGCTCTCAGTCTGTTCGATAACATGACGGTTAAAACGACAGTTACTTGGAATTCAATTTTGGCTGCCTTTTCTAAAAAGCGCGGGAAATTGAATGAAGCCCGAGAACTGTTTGATAAAATTCCTGAACCAGACACAATATCTTATAATACCATGTTAGCCTGTTACATGCATAATTCTGATATGGAAACCGCTCGAGCTTTTTTCGATGTGATACCCAATAAAGACACAGCTTCTTGGAATACAATGATTTCGGGTTTTGCCCATAAAGGGCAAATGGACAAAGCACGGGAATTGTTCTTGATAATGCCCAACAAAAATGTTGTTACGTGGAATGCCATGATTTCAGGGTACATAGCACGTGACGATCTGGATTCGGCTGTAAAATTGGTTGAAATAGCACCTGTTAAGAGTGTGGTGGCTTGGACGGCGATGATTACTGGATACATGAAGCGTGGGAGGATTGAATTAGCAGAGAGATTGTTTCAAGAAATGTCGACAGAGAATGTGGTTACATGGAATGCTATGATTGCAGGTTATGTTGAGAATTTTAGAGCCGAGGATGGAGTGAAGCTATTTAGAACAATGATGGGCTTTGGCATCAGGCCTAATCCATCAACCTTGAGTAGCCTATTGTTAGGGTGTAGTGAGTTGTCTGCTTTACAGTTGGGAAAACAAGTTCATCAGCTAGTTTGTAAGTCTCCCTTGTCTAGTGATACGTGTGCAGGCACTTCGTTGGTTAGCATGTATTGTAAATGTGGAGATTTGGAGGATGCTTTGAAATTGTTTCTTGAAATTCCAAGGAGAGACGTAGTCACTTGGAATGCGATGATTTCTGGTTATGCTCAACATGGAGCGGGTGAGAAAGCTCTTAACTTGTTTGATGAGATGAAAAAGGCAGGAATTAGGCCAGACTGGATCACCTTTGTTGCAGTATTATTGGCTTGCAACCATGCAGGTTTTGTAGATCTTGGGGTTAAATACTTTCTTTCTATGGTGAGCGATTATGGGGTTGAAACTAAGCCGGAGCACTACACATGCATGGTTGACCTTCTTGGTCGAGCTGGGAAGTTAGATGAAGCTGTAGATTTGATAAAGAAAATGCCTTTCAAACCTCATGTCGCTATATTTGGAACTCTTTTGGGTGCTTGTAGGATACACAAGAACATAGAGATGGCTGAGTTTGCTGCCAAGAACTTGCTTGATCTTGATCCAACAAGTGCAACCGGTTATGTTCAACTTGCAAATGCTTATGCAGCTCAGAACAGATGGGACCATGTTGCCAGGGTTAGGCGTTCAATGAAAAGCAGCAGGGTAGTGAAGACCCCTGGGTACAGTTGGCTTGAAGTTAACAGCGTAGTTCATAAGTTCAGATCAAGTGATAGGATTCACCCAGAATTAGCTTGCGTACATCAAAAACTGAACGAATTAGAGAAGAAAATGAAGTTAGCAGGATATGTGCCAGATCTTGAATATGCATTGCATGATGTGGAAGAAGAGCAGAAAGTGCAGCTTTTGCTGTGGCACAGCGAGAAGCTGGCAATTGCTTATGGCCTTATCAAATTGCCATTAAGGACACCAATACGGGTGTTCAAAAACTTGAGAGTGTGCGGGGATTGCCATCGTGCTATAAAGTACATATCTGCAATAGAAAGAAGAGAAATTATTGTCAGAGATAATACAAGGTTTCATCATTTCAAAGATGGATTTTGTTCTTGTGGTGATTATTGGTAG
- the LOC110634435 gene encoding RGG repeats nuclear RNA binding protein A isoform X3, with amino-acid sequence MATTNPFDLLVDDDNEDPTQLLVAAQLKFEKPKKLSAPAQLQAQPAKSANLPTKPPPPGQAVREAKNEGGRGGARGGGRGSGRGRGGGGGFNRDSNNSETTFGSNNGFSRGYRPSEEGDTGKPSEKRGYGGPRGGFRGGRRGGLSNGEAGEGERPRRLYERRSGTGRGNEVKRDGAGRGNWGTPTDEIALETEEPVVENEKDIGSEKQPGEEDAADANKDSPVDQPEEKEPENKEMTLEEYEKIREEKRKALLSTKPEERKVDVDKEFGCMLQLSNKKGSDDIFIKLGSEKDKRKDADKDDRAKKVCFGI; translated from the exons ATGGCAACCACGAACCCTTTCGATCTCCTTGTCGACGATGACAATGAAGACCCCACTCAACTCCTTGTGGCTGCTCAGCTCAAGTTTGAGAAGCCTAAGAAACTGTCCGCCCCTGCTCAGCTTCAAGCTCAGCCGGCCAAAAGTGCTAATCTTCCGACCAAACCTCCTCCTCCAGGTCAGGCTG TGAGGGAGGCAAAGAATGAAGGTGGACGTGGGGGGGCCCGAGGTGGTGGACGTGGCTCTGGCCGTGGGCGTGGAGGTGGCGGTGGATTTAATCGAGATTCAAATAACAGTGAGACTACCTTTGGCAGCAACAATGGATTTTCTAGAGGGTACAGACCATCTGAAGAGGGTGACACTGGGAAGCCATCTGAGAAGCGTGGCTATGGAGGCCCTCGTGGTGGCTTCCGTGGTGGTCGACGAGGTGGTTTGAGCAATGGGGAAGCTGGAGAAGGTGAACGCCCTCGTAGGTTGTATGAACGTCGCAGTGGTACTGGTCGTGG GAATGAGGTCAAACGTGATGGAGCTGGCCGTGGTAATTGGGGAACCCCCACTGATGAAATTGCTCT GGAAACTGAAGAACCTGTGGTTGAAAATGAAAAGGACATTGGTTCTGAGAAGCAGCCAGGAGAGGAGGATGCTGCAGATGCCAACAAGGACAGTCCTGTAGATCAGCCTGAAGAGAAGGAACCTGAGAACAAG GAGATGACTCTGGAAGAGTATGAGAAAATTCGCGAAGAAAAGAGGAAAGCTTTGCTTTCTACAAAGCCAGAGGAAAGAAAGGTTGATGTGGACAAAGAGTTTGGCTGCATGCTTCAGCTTTCAAATAAGAAGGGCAGTGATGACATCTTTATCAAACTG GGTTCTGAAAAGGACAAACGAAAGGATGCTGACAAAGATGACAGAGCAAAAAAG GTCTGCTTTGGCATATGA
- the LOC110634435 gene encoding RGG repeats nuclear RNA binding protein A isoform X2 produces the protein MATTNPFDLLVDDDNEDPTQLLVAAQLKFEKPKKLSAPAQLQAQPAKSANLPTKPPPPVREAKNEGGRGGARGGGRGSGRGRGGGGGFNRDSNNSETTFGSNNGFSRGYRPSEEGDTGKPSEKRGYGGPRGGFRGGRRGGLSNGEAGEGERPRRLYERRSGTGRGNEVKRDGAGRGNWGTPTDEIALETEEPVVENEKDIGSEKQPGEEDAADANKDSPVDQPEEKEPENKEMTLEEYEKIREEKRKALLSTKPEERKVDVDKEFGCMLQLSNKKGSDDIFIKLGSEKDKRKDADKDDRAKKSVSINEFLKPADGEKYYNPGGRGRGRGRGLRGGYGGGNMRDAAAPSIEDPGQFPTLGGN, from the exons ATGGCAACCACGAACCCTTTCGATCTCCTTGTCGACGATGACAATGAAGACCCCACTCAACTCCTTGTGGCTGCTCAGCTCAAGTTTGAGAAGCCTAAGAAACTGTCCGCCCCTGCTCAGCTTCAAGCTCAGCCGGCCAAAAGTGCTAATCTTCCGACCAAACCTCCTCCTCCAG TGAGGGAGGCAAAGAATGAAGGTGGACGTGGGGGGGCCCGAGGTGGTGGACGTGGCTCTGGCCGTGGGCGTGGAGGTGGCGGTGGATTTAATCGAGATTCAAATAACAGTGAGACTACCTTTGGCAGCAACAATGGATTTTCTAGAGGGTACAGACCATCTGAAGAGGGTGACACTGGGAAGCCATCTGAGAAGCGTGGCTATGGAGGCCCTCGTGGTGGCTTCCGTGGTGGTCGACGAGGTGGTTTGAGCAATGGGGAAGCTGGAGAAGGTGAACGCCCTCGTAGGTTGTATGAACGTCGCAGTGGTACTGGTCGTGG GAATGAGGTCAAACGTGATGGAGCTGGCCGTGGTAATTGGGGAACCCCCACTGATGAAATTGCTCT GGAAACTGAAGAACCTGTGGTTGAAAATGAAAAGGACATTGGTTCTGAGAAGCAGCCAGGAGAGGAGGATGCTGCAGATGCCAACAAGGACAGTCCTGTAGATCAGCCTGAAGAGAAGGAACCTGAGAACAAG GAGATGACTCTGGAAGAGTATGAGAAAATTCGCGAAGAAAAGAGGAAAGCTTTGCTTTCTACAAAGCCAGAGGAAAGAAAGGTTGATGTGGACAAAGAGTTTGGCTGCATGCTTCAGCTTTCAAATAAGAAGGGCAGTGATGACATCTTTATCAAACTG GGTTCTGAAAAGGACAAACGAAAGGATGCTGACAAAGATGACAGAGCAAAAAAG TCTGTCAGCATAAATGAGTTCCTGAAGCCTGCTGATGGGGAGAAATACTATAACCCTGGTGGCCGTGGTCGTGGACGCGGCCGTGGTTTAAGAGGTGGATATGGTGGAGGTAACATGCGTGATGCAGCAGCCCCCTCAATTGAAGATCCTGGTCAGTTCCCCACCCTGGGTGGCAACTGA
- the LOC110634435 gene encoding RGG repeats nuclear RNA binding protein A isoform X1 yields the protein MATTNPFDLLVDDDNEDPTQLLVAAQLKFEKPKKLSAPAQLQAQPAKSANLPTKPPPPGQAVREAKNEGGRGGARGGGRGSGRGRGGGGGFNRDSNNSETTFGSNNGFSRGYRPSEEGDTGKPSEKRGYGGPRGGFRGGRRGGLSNGEAGEGERPRRLYERRSGTGRGNEVKRDGAGRGNWGTPTDEIALETEEPVVENEKDIGSEKQPGEEDAADANKDSPVDQPEEKEPENKEMTLEEYEKIREEKRKALLSTKPEERKVDVDKEFGCMLQLSNKKGSDDIFIKLGSEKDKRKDADKDDRAKKSVSINEFLKPADGEKYYNPGGRGRGRGRGLRGGYGGGNMRDAAAPSIEDPGQFPTLGGN from the exons ATGGCAACCACGAACCCTTTCGATCTCCTTGTCGACGATGACAATGAAGACCCCACTCAACTCCTTGTGGCTGCTCAGCTCAAGTTTGAGAAGCCTAAGAAACTGTCCGCCCCTGCTCAGCTTCAAGCTCAGCCGGCCAAAAGTGCTAATCTTCCGACCAAACCTCCTCCTCCAGGTCAGGCTG TGAGGGAGGCAAAGAATGAAGGTGGACGTGGGGGGGCCCGAGGTGGTGGACGTGGCTCTGGCCGTGGGCGTGGAGGTGGCGGTGGATTTAATCGAGATTCAAATAACAGTGAGACTACCTTTGGCAGCAACAATGGATTTTCTAGAGGGTACAGACCATCTGAAGAGGGTGACACTGGGAAGCCATCTGAGAAGCGTGGCTATGGAGGCCCTCGTGGTGGCTTCCGTGGTGGTCGACGAGGTGGTTTGAGCAATGGGGAAGCTGGAGAAGGTGAACGCCCTCGTAGGTTGTATGAACGTCGCAGTGGTACTGGTCGTGG GAATGAGGTCAAACGTGATGGAGCTGGCCGTGGTAATTGGGGAACCCCCACTGATGAAATTGCTCT GGAAACTGAAGAACCTGTGGTTGAAAATGAAAAGGACATTGGTTCTGAGAAGCAGCCAGGAGAGGAGGATGCTGCAGATGCCAACAAGGACAGTCCTGTAGATCAGCCTGAAGAGAAGGAACCTGAGAACAAG GAGATGACTCTGGAAGAGTATGAGAAAATTCGCGAAGAAAAGAGGAAAGCTTTGCTTTCTACAAAGCCAGAGGAAAGAAAGGTTGATGTGGACAAAGAGTTTGGCTGCATGCTTCAGCTTTCAAATAAGAAGGGCAGTGATGACATCTTTATCAAACTG GGTTCTGAAAAGGACAAACGAAAGGATGCTGACAAAGATGACAGAGCAAAAAAG TCTGTCAGCATAAATGAGTTCCTGAAGCCTGCTGATGGGGAGAAATACTATAACCCTGGTGGCCGTGGTCGTGGACGCGGCCGTGGTTTAAGAGGTGGATATGGTGGAGGTAACATGCGTGATGCAGCAGCCCCCTCAATTGAAGATCCTGGTCAGTTCCCCACCCTGGGTGGCAACTGA